AGCGCATCAGCGATTCATCTTCATTGTTGAAATCATAGGTAAGCGCATCCGGGCCATAGCTCACCACATAGGAAACCGGTGCAAAGCTAAAGACAGCCCTGAACTTATTGGTGACTTCTGCGACAAGCAGCACTTTGGTACCACCGGTACTGTGTCCGCCAAGGTAGATACGATTAGAATCAATTCCTTTTTGTTTGGCAAGGAAATCTCTCGCAGCAATAATATCATCTATTTCACCTAAAAAAGATTCGTCGTGACCGGGGTTCATTTGCCCACCACGTTGTGAAGGATACATGGTTATCAGGCCACTTTTTCTGAAAACAGATGCTGTCTGGTCATTTTCTGTATCTGCTGGTTCCCATACCGGGTCCAGACCATTGCCAAAGCCACCGGTAATCCAGATGATGGCAGGGTGCAGTTTCCCGTCATCTGGTATTTTACTCAGGTATGCATCCATATTACCTATTTCTGTTGGAAAAGACACGAGAGAAAGGATGTTGGGAGGAGGAGCTATGGTATGGGTTCCCATACGTTGAAGCTTAATCAACCTGGTTTTGAAACCCTTCCGCGCTGTGCGGAATGAAAGGTCCACCGGCGAGGCAGCTGTTAAGTCAGTGTTTGTTGCTTTGTTATTGGAAGGAGGCGTGCCACAGTGCATAGTGCTAAGTATAGCCAATGCCAGCAATGCATTCGTAAGAAGAGGTTTCATTAGTATAGGATTTACTTGATATTTCAAAACCTGGAAAGATAAGAAAAGCCTGCATGTAGAAGCTATTTATTTGCAAATTCAATTGCTTTAGCGAGTACAGGATCACGATTTCCGATGGCATCTGCTACCGTATACTTTACCGCTATGTCAATTGGGATGCCTGTTCGCTGGGTCTCACGGCCATCAGGAAAATAGATCCCTAAACCTGAAAAAGCTATCTTGTACCCACCAGGAAGAACCGTTCGGGTCACATTACCATCTGCTCCTGCTGTTTGGTTTCCTATTACCGTTACGTTTCGGGATGTGAGCAAAGTCATACAGGCCCATTCTGCTGCGCTTTGGGTACGGCTGTCTACCAGCAATATGATTTTTCCGCTGTAAGGATTTGGGTTGTGTCTTCCAACCAGTGAAAATGGCGTACCCTCATTCGATACCATGTAGTTGAATCTGCCCGGTAAACTGAAATCAGGATAGGTGTTTCTGGCATATATTGCTGGCTGGCAGAGCAGGTAACCAGGAACCTGGTATGTTCCTGTTCCGTTTTCCGGATAGTTGCGCATATCAAAGATGATCGCTTTGGTATTCAAAACAGCATTCATGACACTATCCAGGTTTTGGCGGTTGAGATTACTAAAATACACATAACCGATATTTCCTTCCAGTACCTTAGCCGTTATCTTGCTGTTCATCTGGAAAAAATCAGCATAGTCTTTTAAAAAATCCCTTTCTATTTGTTGCAGTACTAAGTTGATCTTCTTTCCTTCTTTGTTGATGCCGCTATATAGTGCCTGCGCTGAATGGGTGTTAAGTATAAAGGCATGCATGGATTTGAGCTTGCCGCCGGCATTCGATCCGGGTACATAGTCCCAATATGTTTTGATCAGGCGGGAGATGGGAATACCGTTAACAGCTACCAGTGTTGTGCCTGCCTGGAACCTGGTATCCTTTACCAGTGTACTGTCGATAATTTTTGTTACGACAGCTTTCCCTTCGATCAGACGGAAATTAAAAGGAGGCATGTATTTACCTGCAATTGGTTTGTATACTTCTGGCCATAATCCTCCATGTGAGTCGTTTATAGCGGCCGCCATTTGCGCGATCGTCCGATAATAGGAAAGTGTATCACTGGCTTTTACCATCATGGGAATCATTTCCTGCAGTACTTTATCCCATGGCTTGCCTATCGCATATTTGTAAGGATAGTAGTAGTTGATCACATTCCAGAATCTGAAAAGCCCCAGCAAGCGGTAGTTGACATCGGGAAGCAACATGTCTTTATATGGTTGCTCATTAGGGGTAGCAACAGTGCTGTCCATATCATCACCCGGATGTGCATAGTAGTTTTTTCCCCTGTGAGGATGAGTGGCTATATAATGGAGCTTTTCTTTCTGCGTACCACTCAGATATTTCGCACGTCTGATCCAGGAAATATCATAGTTGCGGTATCTTACTGAACGATCAGTTTCGGGCGAATAATACGCAGCCGTATCATTGCCAGCCGCTGCTAACATACCATCAATTGCTTCATGGAAGCGATTAATATCCCTGGCGGATAAAATATTATCTATGCTGACGATCAATAAGCTGTCCCAATTATGTTTGCCACTGGCAATCTCAGGATGATAGTATTTTAATGATCCCCATGTCCTGCATAGCTCACTAAGCTGAAGATATTGTGTTTTAGATTGTCCAAAAGCAGTTGCCGCTGACAGGAACAAAATCAGCATGATGACATAATTTCTTTTCATACCCCAATATTAATCCAGCTATATTCCAATGATATTTTTTTTCGATGAACACTGATTCCTGCTTGCCGGACAGATATCTCATTCACTTCGACCAGTGAAACAGCAGGTTCGGCTAAAAATTTTCCTGAACTTATAAATGATGTTTAATTTAGAGGAATGCGTTTTCGACCTATTGTACTTAGCTATAGACAGAAAGGCCTGCTGGCTGAGTTGGTGTATTTATTTGTGACAGGAGTATTAAGTCCGCTGGCAGTAGGTCTTCAGATATTCAGTCAGTTTTCATTCACCTGGAGCCTTGTCTTGCTCAATATTTTTCAGTTACCCCTGATCATTTTATTCTATCGTATATTTTTACCCTACACTATAGGGAAAGGGAAATACTTATTGGCAGTAGTTTTATTTCCGGTATATATACTGTTGTATGAATTGGGTTCCAGGTTGAGTAGTCTTTTGATGATTCACTTTCCATTC
This window of the Chitinophaga sp. Cy-1792 genome carries:
- a CDS encoding S9 family peptidase, translating into MKPLLTNALLALAILSTMHCGTPPSNNKATNTDLTAASPVDLSFRTARKGFKTRLIKLQRMGTHTIAPPPNILSLVSFPTEIGNMDAYLSKIPDDGKLHPAIIWITGGFGNGLDPVWEPADTENDQTASVFRKSGLITMYPSQRGGQMNPGHDESFLGEIDDIIAARDFLAKQKGIDSNRIYLGGHSTGGTKVLLVAEVTNKFRAVFSFAPVSYVVSYGPDALTYDFNNEDESLMRSPICWLIDIATPTYILEGNDPERSNIEELRRINKYVKKYELPLVHLFEIKNKDHFSSLYPASAILAKKILADTSANVNFEFNEELFGKVQMK
- a CDS encoding S41 family peptidase, whose protein sequence is MKRNYVIMLILFLSAATAFGQSKTQYLQLSELCRTWGSLKYYHPEIASGKHNWDSLLIVSIDNILSARDINRFHEAIDGMLAAAGNDTAAYYSPETDRSVRYRNYDISWIRRAKYLSGTQKEKLHYIATHPHRGKNYYAHPGDDMDSTVATPNEQPYKDMLLPDVNYRLLGLFRFWNVINYYYPYKYAIGKPWDKVLQEMIPMMVKASDTLSYYRTIAQMAAAINDSHGGLWPEVYKPIAGKYMPPFNFRLIEGKAVVTKIIDSTLVKDTRFQAGTTLVAVNGIPISRLIKTYWDYVPGSNAGGKLKSMHAFILNTHSAQALYSGINKEGKKINLVLQQIERDFLKDYADFFQMNSKITAKVLEGNIGYVYFSNLNRQNLDSVMNAVLNTKAIIFDMRNYPENGTGTYQVPGYLLCQPAIYARNTYPDFSLPGRFNYMVSNEGTPFSLVGRHNPNPYSGKIILLVDSRTQSAAEWACMTLLTSRNVTVIGNQTAGADGNVTRTVLPGGYKIAFSGLGIYFPDGRETQRTGIPIDIAVKYTVADAIGNRDPVLAKAIEFANK